A window of the Diceros bicornis minor isolate mBicDic1 chromosome 28, mDicBic1.mat.cur, whole genome shotgun sequence genome harbors these coding sequences:
- the ENG gene encoding endoglin gives MDRGTLPPVVALLLAVCSLSPTSLAETVHCDLQPVDPKVTYITSQVSEGCVAQVPNATLEVHILSLEFSMEVSQLNLTIQRSKENDTRPREVLLVLSTNKNVFLGLEALGIPLRLAYDANLVIFQETPRVNSTQLPAFTTMNQLLNWAHTKGPVASAAKLSDPQIILLRLDPDPKAPSSCSLEQRVDMGHTLEWRPLSGASVRGCRLEGVAGHKEAHILRVLPGPEDRPRTVTVQVELSCASGDLDAVLILQGPPHVSWLIDANHNIQIWTTGEYSFKIFPEKNIRGFELPNTPQGLLEEARRLNASVIASFVELPLASVVSLQAHSCGGGLQTSPVPVQTTPPKESCNQELLMSLIQPKCSDDIMTLVLKKDLISTLRCTIVSLTFWDPSCQAEDRDDHFVLHSTYSNCGMEVTENVVSNEVVVNLLSSSSPQRKKVHCINMDSLSFQLGLYLSQHFLQASNTIELGQQGFVQVSVSPLIPELMFQLDKCQLDLGPDAESVELIQSQAAKGSCVSLLPPSPDGDMRFSFLLRGYMVPTPKTGTLSCTIALRARTWSLEVHKTVSMHLNIVSPGMPGKTLVLPAVLGITFGAFLIGALLTAALWYIYSHTRPPSKREPVVAVAAPASSESSSTNHSIGSTQSTPCSTSSMA, from the exons ATGGACCGCGGCACGCTCCCCCCGGTCGTTGCCCTGCTGCTGGCCGTCTGCAGCCTCAGCCCCACAA GTCTTGCAGAAACAGTCCATTGTGACCTACAGCCCGTGGACCCCAAGGTGACATATATCACAAGCCAGGTTTCTGAGGGCTGTGTGGCTCAGGTCCCCAACGCTACCCTGGAAGTCCACATTCTCTCACTGGAGTTCTCAATG gaggTGTCACAGCTGAACCTGACCATCCAGAGGTCCAAGGAGAATGACACTCGGCCCCGAGAGGTGCTCCTGGTCCTCAGCACGAACAAGAATGTCTTCCTGGGGCTGGAGGCCCTAGGAATCCCACTCCGCCTGGCCTAC GACGCCAATCTGGTCATTTTCCAAGAGACCCCAAGAGTTAACAGCACACAGCTGCCAGCCTTCACCACCATGAACCAGCTCCTCAACTGGGCACATACAAAGGGCCCCGTTGCCTCTGCCGCCAAGCTGAGTGACCCCCAAATCATCCTCCTCCGTCTGGACCCAG ACCCGAAAGCACCGTCCTCCTGCAGTCTGGAACAGCGCGTGGACATGGGCCACACGCTCGAATGGCGGCCGCTCTCCGGGGCCTCGGTCCGGGGCTGCCGCTTGGAAGGTGTGGCTGGCCACAAGGAGGCGCACATCCTGAGGGTCCTGCCGGGCCCCGAGGACCG GCCCCGGACAGTGACCGTGCAGGTGGAGCTGAGCTGCGCTTCGGGGGATCTCGACGCCGTGCTCATCCTGCAGGGCCCCCCCCATGTGTCCTGGCTCATCGACGCCAATCACAACATACAGATCTGG ACCACTGGTGAATACTCCTTCAAGATCTTTCCAGAGAAGAACATCCGTGGCTTCGAGCTCCCAAATACTCCCCAAGGCCTGCTGGAGGAGGCCCGGAGGCTCAACGCCAGCGTCATAGCGTCCTTTGTGGAGCTCCCTCTGGCCAGCGTCGTCTCTCTGCAGGCCCACAGCTGCG GCGGGGGGCTGCAGACCTCACCCGTGCCGGTCCAGACCACCCCTCCCAAGGAGAGCTGCAACCAGGAGCTGCTCATGTCCCTGATCCAGCCCAAGTGCTCTGATGACATCATGACTCTGGTACTCAAGAAAGATCTCATCTCG ACTCTGAGGTGCACCATCGTGAGCCTGACCTTCTGGGACCCCAGCTGCCAGGCTGAGGACAGAGATGACCACTTTGTCTTGCACAGCACCTACTCCAACTGTGGCATGGAAGTGACGGAAAATGTGGTCAGTAATGAG GTGGTCGTCAACCTCCTGTCAAGCTCGTCACCGCAGCGG AAAAAGGTGCACTGCATCAACATGGACAGCCTCTCCTTCCAGCTGGGCCTCTACCTCAGCCAGCACTTCCTCCAGGCCTCCAACACCATCGAGCTGGGCCAGCAGGGCTTTGTGCAG GTGAGCGTGTCCCCACTGATCCCGGAGCTCATGTTCCAGCTGGACAAATGCCAGCTGGATTTGGGGCCCGACGCAGAGTCCGTGGAACTCATCCAGAGCCAGGCAGCCAAGGGCAGCTGTGTGAGCCTGCTGCCCCCGAGCCCTGATGGGGACATGCGCTTCAGCTTCCTCCTCCGTGGCTACATGGTGCCCACACCCAAGACTGGCACCCTCAGCTGCACCATAGCCCTGCGTGCCAGGACTTGGTCCCTG gaAGTCCACAAGACTGTGTCCATGCACCTGAACATCGTCAGCCCTGGCATGCCTG GTAAAACTCTCGTCCTGCCCGCTGTGCTGGGCATTACCTTTGGCGCCTTCCTCATTGGGGCCCTGCTCACCGCCGCGCTCTGGTACATCTACTCGCACACAC GTCCCCCCAGCAAGCGGGAGCCCGTGGTGGCGGTGGCTGCTCCGGCCTCCTCAGAGAGCAGTAGCACCAACCACAGCATCGGGAGCACCCAGAGCACCCCCTGCTCCACCAGCAGCATGGCGTAG